Proteins from a single region of Psychrobium sp. MM17-31:
- a CDS encoding type II toxin-antitoxin system ParD family antitoxin: MAMVKKSITVTEHQEQWMQHQLASGNYASDSELLRDLIRKEQMRTNEVEVIRQELIKAEKSGFSVRSTEDIVNAVITRKQANGGL; this comes from the coding sequence ATGGCAATGGTTAAGAAAAGTATCACCGTAACCGAACATCAAGAGCAATGGATGCAACATCAATTGGCCAGCGGAAATTACGCCAGTGATAGCGAATTATTACGCGACTTGATAAGAAAAGAACAGATGCGTACCAATGAAGTCGAAGTGATTAGACAAGAGCTTATAAAAGCTGAGAAAAGCGGTTTTAGCGTTCGCTCTACTGAAGATATTGTCAATGCAGTGATTACTCGGAAGCAGGCCAATGGCGGCTTATAG
- a CDS encoding type II toxin-antitoxin system RelE/ParE family toxin, protein MAAYRLSRAADQDIENLFEYGIDNFGLLAAKLYLEGLVKRFDEIALNPLHYPAVDHIRIGYRRSVYATHSIYFKWNDEQVDIMRILRAENISTALGFD, encoded by the coding sequence ATGGCGGCTTATAGACTCAGTCGTGCCGCCGACCAAGATATTGAAAACCTGTTTGAATATGGTATCGATAATTTCGGGTTGCTTGCCGCGAAGCTGTATCTAGAAGGGTTGGTAAAAAGGTTCGACGAAATAGCCTTGAATCCCTTGCACTACCCAGCAGTCGATCATATTCGAATTGGCTATCGTCGCAGCGTATACGCTACTCATTCTATTTATTTTAAATGGAATGATGAGCAAGTTGATATCATGCGAATTTTGCGAGCAGAAAATATTTCAACTGCATTAGGTTTTGATTAG
- the rpoD gene encoding RNA polymerase sigma factor RpoD, producing MEQTSQSRLKLLVAKGKEQGYLTYAEVNDHLPADMVDSDQIEDIIQMINDMGIQVFENAPDQDTLMMSENSTDEDAAEAAAQVLATVEGEIGRTTDPVRMYMREMGTVELLTREGEIVIAKRIEEGIKQVQVAVSDYPAAIASLLDQYDKYEAEEMRLSDIITSFIDPNEEDDFLNAGASHIGSALTEEQQDDEEDEESADDDDSEDEEVDTGPDPEEAAEKFGELRAAFEKVKELANNKGRDHADTIKATSDLSEVFRQFRLVPKQFDRMVKNMRDVMDRIRVQERLILKFAVNRAKMPKREFTKVFPGNESDKTWLMDALQSGEPYVQALEDNERDILRAINKLKDIEQETDLTIASIKDINRRMSIGEAKARRAKKEMVEANLRLVISIAKKYTNRGLQFLDLIQEGNIGLMKAVDKFEYRRGYKFSTYATWWIRQAITRSIADQARTIRIPVHMIETINKLNRISRQMLQEMGREPQPEELAERMQMPEDKIRKVLKIAKEPISMETPIGDDDDSHLGDFIEDTTLELPLQSATSEGLKLATNDVLAGLTAREAKVLRMRFGIDMNTDHTLEEVGKQFDVTRERIRQIEAKALRKLRHPSRSEQLKSFLDE from the coding sequence ATGGAGCAAACCTCACAGTCTCGTCTAAAACTTCTTGTTGCTAAAGGTAAAGAGCAAGGTTACTTAACCTATGCCGAGGTTAATGACCATTTACCAGCAGACATGGTCGATTCCGATCAGATTGAAGATATTATCCAGATGATCAACGATATGGGTATTCAGGTGTTCGAAAACGCACCAGACCAAGATACCCTGATGATGTCTGAGAACAGCACTGACGAAGATGCTGCTGAAGCAGCGGCGCAAGTGCTAGCCACCGTAGAAGGTGAAATTGGCCGTACCACAGACCCAGTTCGCATGTACATGCGTGAAATGGGTACCGTTGAACTTCTTACTCGCGAAGGCGAAATCGTAATCGCTAAGCGCATCGAAGAAGGCATCAAACAAGTTCAAGTAGCAGTTTCTGATTACCCAGCTGCTATCGCATCACTACTTGATCAATACGACAAGTACGAAGCTGAAGAGATGCGCCTAAGCGACATCATCACCAGCTTTATCGATCCAAACGAAGAAGACGACTTCCTAAACGCTGGCGCGTCACACATCGGCTCTGCCCTAACTGAAGAGCAACAAGACGATGAAGAAGACGAAGAATCAGCAGATGACGACGATTCTGAAGACGAAGAAGTAGATACAGGTCCAGATCCTGAAGAAGCGGCTGAAAAGTTCGGCGAGCTTCGCGCTGCATTCGAAAAAGTTAAAGAACTAGCGAACAACAAAGGCCGTGACCACGCTGATACAATCAAAGCGACTAGCGACCTAAGTGAAGTATTCCGTCAGTTCCGCTTAGTACCTAAGCAATTCGACCGCATGGTTAAAAACATGCGCGACGTGATGGACCGCATCCGTGTTCAAGAACGTCTAATTCTAAAATTCGCCGTTAACCGCGCTAAAATGCCAAAACGCGAATTTACTAAGGTATTCCCAGGCAACGAGTCTGACAAAACTTGGTTAATGGACGCCCTACAATCAGGCGAACCATACGTACAAGCGCTAGAAGATAACGAGCGCGATATCCTACGTGCCATCAACAAGTTAAAAGACATCGAGCAAGAAACTGACTTAACCATTGCTTCAATCAAAGACATCAACCGTCGCATGTCGATTGGTGAAGCCAAAGCACGTCGTGCGAAGAAAGAAATGGTTGAAGCGAACTTACGTCTTGTAATCTCGATTGCTAAGAAATACACCAACCGCGGCCTACAATTCTTGGATCTAATCCAAGAAGGTAACATCGGTCTAATGAAAGCGGTAGACAAGTTCGAATACCGTCGTGGTTACAAATTCTCGACTTACGCCACATGGTGGATCCGTCAAGCAATCACTCGTTCAATCGCCGACCAAGCGCGTACCATCCGTATTCCGGTACACATGATCGAAACAATTAACAAACTAAACCGTATTTCTCGCCAAATGCTGCAAGAAATGGGTCGTGAGCCACAACCGGAAGAGTTAGCTGAACGCATGCAAATGCCAGAAGACAAAATCCGTAAAGTGCTTAAGATTGCCAAAGAGCCAATCTCAATGGAAACCCCAATCGGTGATGATGACGATTCGCACCTAGGTGATTTCATCGAAGATACTACGCTAGAACTACCACTACAGTCTGCAACGTCTGAAGGCTTAAAACTAGCAACTAACGACGTACTAGCAGGCCTAACAGCTCGTGAAGCTAAAGTGCTACGTATGCGTTTCGGTATCGACATGAACACTGACCACACGTTAGAAGAAGTTGGTAAGCAATTCGACGTAACACGTGAGCGTATCCGTCAAATCGAAGCTAAGGCACTACGTAAACTGCGTCATCCTTCTCGTTCAGAACAACTTAAGAGCTTCTTAGACGAGTAA
- a CDS encoding VOC family protein — MLTIEHLNLVVKDLDETIKFYSAIAPHWKVRSSGQGNWYGTPRNWVHFGDDYQFLTFNDSGTGTNRDLETNTLGLSHFAFSTANLDAATKRLQAAGFEIKIPLREDAHRKNIYFLDPNGYEVELVQYLSDIPAERNLDA; from the coding sequence ATGTTAACTATCGAACACCTAAACCTAGTAGTAAAAGACCTCGACGAAACCATCAAATTCTACAGCGCCATTGCCCCACACTGGAAAGTGCGCAGCAGCGGCCAAGGCAACTGGTATGGCACACCACGCAACTGGGTACACTTTGGCGATGACTATCAATTCCTAACCTTTAACGACAGCGGCACAGGCACCAATCGCGATTTAGAAACTAACACGCTAGGCCTTAGCCACTTCGCCTTTAGCACGGCTAATTTAGACGCTGCGACTAAGCGCCTACAGGCTGCTGGATTCGAAATAAAAATCCCACTACGCGAAGATGCTCATCGCAAAAACATCTATTTCCTCGATCCCAACGGCTACGAAGTCGAACTAGTGCAATACCTGTCAGATATTCCAGCAGAGCGCAATCTAGACGCCTAA